From a single Corynebacterium kroppenstedtii DSM 44385 genomic region:
- a CDS encoding nitrite/sulfite reductase: MHSDGTQTTTRNRGDMCPGTLRLFTASDGMIGRVRSPGGDIQPHQWTALGAMADDLGDGDVHITSRGNIQIRGVESVDDFASAVAEAGLLPYPRHDRMRNYLASPLSGRSGSVGDVRSLVRAVDRELIQYDDTADLPGRTLFAFDDGRGDVIAERPDFGVIATTKTRPSDAHDFFDVVIGGDYLVGSLPRARVVDSVVELARQWQARRGKNWRIEETPGAAEDLAQWARENLVGLEDPVHDVLPVYEESADNELGLRQPMGWIDQDDGRVSLACVLPFGRMDSACARLLGAVGKPSTVTCWHGVVVHDLTPAEADEAVRFLAPRGLVFDAASPLARVTACTGLPQCRKSRDDVRSDAVRAINAGSLPGGRVHFVGCERRCGAPNMDYTEFLAEGDGVYETSEVTHHA, encoded by the coding sequence ATGCACAGTGACGGTACTCAGACGACGACTCGGAATCGGGGAGACATGTGCCCCGGTACATTGCGTCTTTTTACTGCATCCGACGGGATGATCGGCCGCGTTCGGTCCCCCGGCGGGGATATCCAGCCGCACCAATGGACGGCATTAGGCGCTATGGCTGACGACTTGGGGGACGGCGATGTCCACATCACGTCGAGAGGAAATATCCAGATCCGTGGTGTGGAATCGGTTGATGACTTTGCTTCTGCTGTGGCTGAGGCAGGATTGCTGCCATATCCACGGCATGACCGGATGCGTAATTATCTTGCCTCTCCCCTGTCAGGGCGATCCGGCTCTGTCGGCGATGTGCGCTCCTTGGTCCGTGCTGTTGACCGCGAGCTCATTCAGTATGACGACACGGCAGATCTCCCTGGCCGAACCCTCTTTGCTTTCGACGACGGACGTGGCGACGTGATTGCAGAGCGCCCGGATTTCGGAGTCATCGCGACGACGAAGACGCGACCGTCAGATGCTCATGACTTCTTCGACGTCGTGATCGGCGGAGATTACCTGGTTGGGTCGCTCCCCCGGGCCCGCGTGGTGGATAGTGTCGTCGAGTTGGCGCGCCAATGGCAGGCCCGGCGCGGTAAGAATTGGCGGATCGAGGAGACTCCCGGCGCGGCTGAGGATCTTGCTCAGTGGGCTCGTGAGAACCTTGTGGGCCTGGAGGATCCGGTTCATGATGTGCTTCCGGTGTATGAGGAGTCTGCCGACAATGAGTTGGGCTTGCGTCAGCCGATGGGGTGGATTGATCAGGATGATGGGCGCGTGAGTTTGGCTTGTGTGTTGCCGTTTGGCCGGATGGATTCGGCGTGTGCGCGTTTGTTGGGGGCTGTGGGTAAGCCTTCGACGGTGACGTGTTGGCATGGTGTGGTGGTTCATGATTTGACCCCTGCTGAGGCGGATGAGGCTGTGCGTTTTTTGGCTCCCCGCGGTTTGGTTTTCGATGCGGCGTCGCCGTTGGCTCGTGTGACAGCGTGTACGGGGTTGCCTCAGTGTCGGAAGTCTCGTGATGATGTTCGTTCTGATGCGGTGCGGGCTATTAATGCTGGGTCCTTGCCTGGTGGGCGTGTGCATTTTGTGGGGTGTGAGCGTCGTTGTGGTGCGCCGAATATGGATTACACGGAGTTCCTTGCTGAGGGCGATGGTGTTTATGAGACCTCGGAGGTGACTCATCATGCCTGA
- a CDS encoding ABC transporter permease, protein MNASPQPHSSPVDENGHLTSGSGERTSFWTAVGLVAGREMKVKMMSKAFVVTTVIVLGLLMLGVLLAPRLGDLFDGDGKKVAVTAETSQVVQGLGDSYKPQVVDSAEAAKDAVRNGEADAAVITDKSSPAGITVVGLDSTPENMVQALAVSPNVELLDPDAPNPGVRYFIAFGFGIAFFMIAIIYGQQIAVSVIEEKQSRIVEILLATIPAKALMTGKVIGNSVMAFLQVVLIAGGLLLGMRFNNSVLPLDGLRAPILWFVLLFAIGFVMIASLYAAAASLVSRQEDIGSTSMPVMMLIMIPYVAVIFFNDNPEALRIMALIPFSAPVATPLRVFLGQGTIWDHLLSLGILLVATALAIWFASAIYERSILRTRQAIKWSQALRARNE, encoded by the coding sequence ATGAACGCCTCGCCCCAGCCCCACTCCTCCCCGGTTGATGAGAACGGTCATCTCACCTCCGGCAGTGGCGAGCGTACGTCGTTTTGGACTGCCGTCGGCCTGGTGGCTGGCCGTGAGATGAAGGTCAAGATGATGTCCAAAGCGTTCGTGGTTACCACGGTGATCGTGCTCGGGCTGCTCATGCTGGGTGTGCTTTTGGCTCCGCGCTTGGGCGATCTCTTTGATGGCGACGGGAAGAAAGTGGCCGTGACCGCCGAAACGTCCCAGGTGGTACAAGGTCTTGGCGACTCCTACAAGCCTCAGGTCGTGGACTCCGCGGAAGCTGCAAAGGACGCCGTACGTAACGGCGAAGCGGACGCCGCGGTGATCACGGACAAGTCATCCCCTGCCGGCATCACCGTCGTCGGGCTGGACTCCACGCCAGAGAATATGGTCCAGGCTCTGGCGGTGTCTCCGAACGTGGAGTTACTAGATCCAGACGCCCCTAACCCAGGCGTACGATATTTCATCGCCTTCGGGTTCGGCATCGCGTTCTTTATGATCGCTATCATCTACGGCCAACAGATCGCAGTCTCAGTTATCGAGGAAAAACAGTCTCGCATCGTAGAGATTCTTCTCGCGACAATCCCGGCGAAGGCCCTCATGACTGGCAAAGTCATCGGTAACTCCGTGATGGCTTTCTTGCAAGTGGTGCTGATCGCCGGGGGCCTTCTACTGGGCATGCGGTTTAACAACTCCGTTCTACCGCTCGACGGCCTCAGAGCACCGATCCTGTGGTTCGTGTTGCTGTTCGCGATCGGTTTCGTGATGATCGCTTCCCTCTACGCCGCGGCCGCCTCCCTCGTTTCTCGTCAAGAGGACATCGGTTCGACGTCGATGCCTGTGATGATGCTGATAATGATCCCGTACGTCGCGGTGATCTTCTTCAACGACAACCCAGAGGCCCTGCGGATCATGGCGCTTATCCCCTTCTCTGCCCCGGTAGCAACGCCACTGCGCGTGTTCTTGGGCCAGGGCACGATCTGGGATCATCTGCTCTCCCTCGGTATCCTGCTCGTGGCGACCGCACTAGCGATCTGGTTCGCGTCGGCGATCTATGAGCGCTCGATCCTTCGTACAAGGCAGGCCATTAAGTGGTCCCAGGCCTTGCGTGCGCGGAATGAGTAA
- the lnt gene encoding apolipoprotein N-acyltransferase produces the protein MPTPRPRSTPRWDEAAHTPGLYDTTRRADYGKRFLYTVIRLSLAAFAGLCVYASYEPNGLWLAAPLGIALLIIALQPWGDKSPAPGAWLGALIAFTQGLITYLFYLPWIGEYVGSLPWIALSIVEALYSLAFGAGTVFLLRAGRAARKREPRVSSARPQKGSSKAAREGSTSKKGSSSEDRLSGRGRVRVHRSITANEFLFTVIGIPTWYLAVEYARSHWPFGGFAWTRLAWGQVSGPLLSLARIGGPALITVATVTMGVGIAIIFRRIWIPGLVITLVIPIVAGLAWSQVDAGPNPSTERIDSFAKSNDVAGSDNGTENGAEAHESGTQAQSIQMVSKESGITYYRASDSSSPENLVTVAVVQGNVPRLGLDFNDQQRAVLANHRDATLALARRIENHKSPKPDFVVWPENSSDVDPFIDPLARDEIQQAAEAVGVPILVGTLTHPGDQERNTVVVWDPETGPGERHDKVYLQPFGEYMPWRDFFRHFSSYVDMAGNFSPGDDNGVVHVRSGKTNALIPVGVGTCYEVAFDGAFQHAVEGGAQIFTVPTNNATFGFTDMSYQQLAMSRLRSVEYDRATVVAATSGVSAIIRPDGRVSERTQIFTEGILHAQLPLRSTRTIASYSATIIEWTLCGLGVVVALGAAISQRKPQRVKSK, from the coding sequence ATGCCTACACCGCGTCCACGATCAACACCCCGATGGGACGAGGCAGCGCACACACCCGGCCTGTACGACACCACACGCAGAGCCGACTACGGCAAGCGATTCCTCTACACAGTCATACGACTCTCGCTCGCCGCATTCGCAGGGCTGTGCGTCTACGCGTCATACGAACCAAACGGCCTATGGCTCGCAGCCCCACTCGGCATTGCCTTGCTGATCATCGCCCTCCAACCATGGGGCGATAAATCACCCGCACCCGGCGCGTGGCTCGGCGCCCTCATCGCCTTCACCCAAGGGCTCATCACCTACCTCTTCTACCTGCCCTGGATCGGGGAATACGTCGGTTCGCTACCATGGATCGCCTTATCCATCGTCGAAGCCCTATATTCACTGGCATTCGGCGCGGGAACTGTCTTTCTCCTCCGCGCCGGGCGTGCTGCCCGGAAGCGGGAGCCGCGTGTATCATCTGCTCGCCCTCAGAAGGGGAGCTCGAAGGCTGCCCGAGAGGGCTCGACGTCGAAGAAGGGTTCCTCCTCGGAGGATCGTTTAAGCGGTCGTGGCCGTGTTCGAGTCCATCGTTCGATTACCGCCAACGAGTTCCTCTTTACTGTCATTGGGATTCCCACGTGGTATCTCGCTGTCGAGTATGCACGGTCGCATTGGCCCTTCGGTGGCTTCGCATGGACTCGGCTTGCGTGGGGACAGGTCTCTGGCCCCTTGCTTTCTCTTGCCCGAATTGGTGGACCTGCACTGATCACTGTGGCAACGGTGACGATGGGGGTCGGAATAGCCATCATTTTCCGCCGGATATGGATCCCGGGCTTGGTCATTACTCTTGTTATTCCCATCGTTGCGGGATTGGCCTGGTCGCAAGTGGATGCGGGGCCGAATCCTTCGACCGAGCGCATTGACTCTTTTGCGAAGTCGAACGATGTCGCGGGGTCGGACAACGGGACAGAAAACGGGGCAGAAGCCCACGAGTCAGGTACCCAGGCACAATCGATACAGATGGTGTCCAAAGAATCAGGTATCACCTACTACCGCGCTAGTGATTCGTCGTCACCCGAGAATCTGGTGACGGTCGCGGTCGTGCAAGGCAATGTCCCGCGGTTGGGGCTCGATTTCAATGACCAGCAGCGTGCGGTCTTAGCCAATCACCGTGACGCCACGCTGGCCTTGGCTCGTCGCATTGAGAACCATAAATCGCCGAAGCCAGATTTTGTTGTGTGGCCGGAGAATTCGTCGGACGTCGATCCTTTTATCGACCCTCTTGCCCGGGATGAGATTCAACAAGCAGCGGAAGCTGTTGGGGTCCCGATTCTCGTCGGGACGCTCACACACCCGGGCGATCAGGAGCGCAACACTGTTGTCGTCTGGGATCCAGAAACCGGGCCAGGGGAGAGGCACGATAAGGTCTATCTCCAACCATTCGGGGAATACATGCCATGGAGGGATTTTTTCCGGCACTTCTCGTCGTACGTGGATATGGCGGGGAATTTCAGTCCTGGCGACGATAACGGCGTCGTCCACGTTCGGTCGGGCAAAACGAATGCTCTCATCCCAGTGGGCGTCGGCACTTGTTATGAAGTCGCGTTTGATGGCGCCTTCCAACATGCTGTGGAGGGTGGTGCGCAAATCTTCACAGTCCCGACGAATAACGCGACCTTTGGCTTTACGGACATGTCCTACCAGCAGTTGGCGATGAGCCGGTTACGTTCTGTGGAATATGACCGCGCCACGGTCGTTGCCGCGACATCGGGCGTGTCCGCTATCATTCGGCCAGACGGTCGAGTGTCTGAACGCACCCAGATTTTCACGGAGGGGATTCTGCATGCCCAGCTTCCACTCCGTTCGACGCGAACCATTGCTTCCTATTCGGCGACGATCATCGAGTGGACACTGTGCGGGCTTGGTGTTGTCGTGGCTCTGGGTGCCGCTATCTCACAACGGAAGCCACAGCGGGTAAAGTCAAAGTAG
- a CDS encoding YceI family protein produces the protein MKKPWITLVVIAIVTIVLASVGPVVYKAVTDRGTKTESLTDGDAKAASTDINGSWKIVRGSGKNATSAGYTFHEILPGKSKETSGSTNKVDGSFTVSDQKLTEGSATTDLTSISSDVEKRDINVRRTILNTDEFPKAVFTIKGPVDVSSLPGDGHADEITVPGTMEIHGVKKDIDVKLKALRTGKKLIVSSTIPINRRDYDIESPQFVAAKIDETGEINLLLTMEKQ, from the coding sequence ATGAAGAAGCCTTGGATCACATTGGTTGTCATAGCAATTGTCACCATTGTCTTAGCATCTGTTGGGCCGGTCGTTTATAAAGCGGTTACCGACCGGGGGACAAAAACTGAATCGCTAACAGACGGCGATGCCAAGGCAGCAAGCACTGATATCAACGGCAGTTGGAAGATTGTGCGGGGTTCAGGGAAGAACGCAACATCTGCCGGATATACGTTCCACGAGATTCTTCCTGGTAAGTCCAAGGAAACAAGTGGGTCAACGAATAAAGTTGACGGATCATTCACCGTGTCGGATCAAAAGTTGACAGAAGGATCGGCAACTACTGATCTGACGTCGATTTCCAGTGATGTTGAGAAACGCGATATCAATGTCCGACGGACCATCCTGAACACTGACGAGTTCCCGAAGGCAGTGTTCACAATCAAAGGCCCAGTCGACGTTTCATCGTTGCCAGGCGACGGGCACGCCGATGAGATTACTGTGCCGGGAACGATGGAAATTCACGGGGTGAAAAAAGACATCGACGTCAAACTAAAAGCACTGCGTACGGGTAAGAAACTGATTGTTTCGAGTACTATTCCGATTAATAGGCGCGACTATGACATTGAATCGCCACAATTCGTCGCAGCCAAGATTGACGAAACAGGCGAGATCAATCTGCTGCTGACTATGGAGAAGCAGTAA
- a CDS encoding polyprenol monophosphomannose synthase: MTQPSDNTLVIIPTYNEKDNLPLIVGRLRKAEPDRVDVLVVDDNSPDGTGDLADQMASDDSHIHVLHRKGKEGLCAAYVAGFRWGLDQNYDVICEMDADGSHAPEQLHLLLDSVNDGADLTIGSRYVPGGETVNWPAYRQFLSRGGNTYINVVLGAGIRDITAGYRAYRRSVLEAVDLDELSNAGYIFQTDLAWRILQQGFDVREMPITFTERELGESKLSGNFVKDSLLEVTKWGVAYRSKQAKELFTSSKRLIKHEVHELIEKQKRRFNS, encoded by the coding sequence TTGACTCAACCGAGCGACAACACGTTGGTCATCATCCCGACGTACAACGAAAAGGATAATTTGCCCCTCATCGTGGGCCGTTTGCGCAAAGCAGAGCCTGACCGCGTAGACGTCTTGGTCGTCGATGACAATAGCCCCGATGGCACTGGTGATCTTGCTGACCAGATGGCATCCGATGATTCCCATATCCACGTCTTGCACCGCAAGGGGAAAGAAGGCCTCTGCGCAGCGTATGTCGCTGGTTTCCGGTGGGGGCTTGATCAGAATTACGACGTGATCTGTGAGATGGATGCCGACGGCTCCCACGCTCCTGAGCAACTCCACCTTTTGCTCGACTCGGTCAATGATGGTGCGGACCTGACGATTGGTTCGCGGTATGTGCCGGGTGGGGAAACCGTGAATTGGCCCGCGTATCGCCAATTCCTATCCCGGGGTGGAAACACGTACATCAATGTCGTCTTGGGCGCGGGAATTCGCGATATTACCGCTGGTTACAGGGCTTATCGACGGTCTGTGCTCGAGGCCGTCGATCTCGACGAGCTGAGTAACGCGGGCTATATCTTCCAAACGGACCTTGCCTGGCGGATTCTCCAGCAGGGCTTTGATGTTCGGGAGATGCCGATTACCTTCACGGAGCGCGAGCTAGGGGAGTCAAAGCTCTCCGGGAACTTCGTGAAAGATTCCCTCCTTGAGGTAACCAAGTGGGGAGTGGCGTATCGAAGCAAGCAGGCGAAAGAGCTGTTCACGTCGTCGAAGCGCTTGATCAAGCACGAAGTGCATGAGCTAATCGAGAAACAAAAGCGACGTTTCAACTCGTAA
- a CDS encoding RNA polymerase-binding protein RbpA — MADRVLRGSRMGAVSYETDRDHDLAPRQLVKYRTEDGKIWEVPFADDAEIPGEWPCQNGKIGELVEGEGTEAKPVKPPRTHWDMLRERRSIDELEKLLNERLDMLKQRRRIAAKMMKEQKEAEEKVKSK, encoded by the coding sequence ATGGCAGATCGTGTTCTCCGTGGCAGTCGAATGGGCGCCGTTTCCTACGAAACGGATCGCGACCATGATCTAGCCCCTCGGCAGCTTGTCAAGTACCGCACCGAGGACGGAAAGATATGGGAAGTTCCTTTTGCCGACGACGCTGAAATCCCAGGTGAATGGCCGTGCCAGAACGGCAAAATCGGTGAGCTCGTGGAAGGCGAAGGCACAGAAGCAAAGCCCGTCAAACCACCCCGTACACACTGGGACATGCTTCGCGAACGTCGCAGCATCGATGAGCTTGAAAAGCTTCTCAACGAGCGTCTCGACATGCTCAAGCAGCGCCGCCGTATCGCTGCCAAGATGATGAAGGAACAAAAAGAAGCCGAAGAGAAAGTCAAGTCGAAGTAA
- the cobN gene encoding cobaltochelatase subunit CobN — MILLLSTSDTDLLTAKAANEHPDVEFRWANPARLMLDDVDALLGGTPIPGSGGATGSQPDIIIVRLLGGRRAWEEGLNKLLTSGIPTIAVSGEQTMDAELTELSTAPSNVVTTAHRYLAEGGKNNLINLHNFLSDTLLLTGLGFDAPIHLPEWGILEGWEDNRTAGLQSEGESEARRIAVLYYRAQHLAGNTRYIDALCEAIADRGAVPVPIFTASLRQASDDLLQFLGTMDTLITTVLAAGGTKPATAQAGGDDGAWDVSALAELDLPVIQGLALTSSRSTWEDNDDGASPLDVATQIAVPEFDGRIITVPFSFKEIGDDGLISYNPDPERCARLAGIADRHAVLRHKANASKRIAVMLSAYPTKHARIGNAVGLDTPASVLALLHALHDAGYDLGDTSKIPGWLDSGNETSENSDAFMHALIDAGGQDPDWLTDEVMAANELRLSAADYQEYFDTLPESLQKDMIETWGEAPGDLYVHPETKDIYLAGLRFGNIVVMVQPPRGFGDNPVGIYHDPDLAPNHHYLAAYEWIRRTPDRHGFGADAIVHVGKHGNMEWLPGKTVALGPDSGTDQSIGDLPLIYPFLVNDPGEGTQAKRRAHATLVDHLIPPMARAESYGDITRLEQLLDEHANIAAMDPAKLPAIRQEIWTLLTAAKMDQDLGWEKRPDEDVFDDMLMHVDGWLCEIKDAQIRGGLHILSHAPEGKQLVETVLAMLRARQIFGGINTLPGLREALGLNEDGSETRHRTDDIENIASALVTSLADHNWDDNAVDTVLDDISREPGLPDSADVSAVRNILHFTTTQIVPRLRQTSRELDQVLRALDGKFIESGPSGSPLRGLINTLPTGRNFYSVDPKAIPSRLAWDTGQLLADSLIERYKQDNDGKYPVSVGISAWGTSAMRTSGDDIAEVFALLGVRPIWDEVSRRVTRLEVIPLEELGRPRIDTTVRISGFFRDAFPHVVALLDDAVQMVAALDEPADMNYVATHVNEDTANGTPAERAHRRIFGSKPGTYGAGLLELMDAGNWRSDDDLAEVYSTWGGYAYGRGVDGAPAADDMKQAYTRIQVAAKNTDTREHDIADSDDYFQFHGGMVATVRALSGQSPEAYIGDSTRPDTIRTRTLHEESRRVFRSRVVNPRWVEAMRNHGYKGAFEMAATVDYLFGYDATAGMMDDWMYEQLTQEYVENEENREFFRESNPWALHDISERLLEAAQRGLWKNPDQDRLDALTEALLETEGEMEDR; from the coding sequence ATGATTCTTCTGCTGTCCACTTCTGACACCGATCTGCTTACGGCAAAAGCGGCCAATGAGCACCCCGACGTGGAGTTCCGCTGGGCAAATCCGGCGCGATTGATGCTTGACGATGTTGATGCGCTCCTCGGTGGCACACCTATTCCGGGATCCGGTGGGGCTACGGGTTCCCAGCCAGACATCATTATCGTCCGGCTCTTGGGTGGACGGCGGGCCTGGGAAGAGGGGCTGAATAAGCTTCTCACCTCAGGTATTCCGACTATTGCCGTGTCGGGTGAACAGACTATGGACGCAGAGCTCACAGAGCTGTCCACTGCGCCGTCGAATGTGGTCACCACCGCCCACCGCTATCTTGCCGAGGGCGGGAAAAATAACCTCATCAACCTTCATAATTTCCTGTCCGATACTCTGCTTCTCACCGGCCTAGGTTTCGACGCCCCAATCCATCTGCCTGAATGGGGAATACTAGAAGGCTGGGAAGATAACCGCACGGCAGGCCTTCAGTCTGAGGGGGAGTCTGAGGCTCGACGCATTGCCGTCTTGTATTATCGCGCCCAGCATCTAGCTGGCAATACCCGCTATATCGACGCGCTATGCGAGGCCATCGCCGACCGTGGAGCAGTACCAGTCCCAATTTTCACGGCGTCGCTTCGTCAGGCGTCCGATGATCTCCTCCAGTTCCTCGGGACGATGGACACTCTGATCACAACGGTTCTCGCGGCGGGCGGAACAAAACCTGCCACCGCACAAGCCGGCGGTGACGACGGAGCATGGGACGTCTCCGCCTTGGCGGAGCTCGATCTCCCCGTTATCCAGGGGCTCGCTCTAACCAGCTCGCGCAGCACGTGGGAAGACAATGATGACGGCGCCTCACCGCTGGATGTTGCTACCCAAATCGCAGTCCCGGAGTTCGATGGGCGCATCATTACTGTCCCGTTCTCATTCAAAGAAATTGGCGACGACGGCCTCATTTCGTATAACCCCGATCCGGAGCGGTGCGCACGTCTGGCGGGCATCGCGGATCGACACGCGGTATTGCGTCATAAAGCAAATGCTTCCAAGCGCATCGCGGTGATGCTGTCGGCGTACCCGACGAAGCACGCCCGGATCGGTAACGCCGTCGGCCTGGACACTCCGGCCTCCGTGTTGGCGTTGCTCCACGCCCTCCACGACGCGGGATACGACCTGGGGGATACGTCCAAGATTCCCGGCTGGCTTGACTCGGGCAACGAAACCAGCGAGAACTCGGACGCGTTTATGCACGCGCTCATCGACGCTGGCGGCCAAGACCCCGATTGGCTCACCGACGAGGTGATGGCGGCCAATGAGCTCCGCCTTTCAGCAGCCGACTACCAGGAGTATTTCGACACTCTTCCGGAATCCCTCCAGAAAGACATGATTGAGACCTGGGGAGAGGCCCCCGGGGACCTCTATGTCCACCCAGAGACGAAAGATATTTACCTAGCCGGGCTACGCTTCGGGAACATCGTTGTGATGGTGCAGCCACCCCGCGGATTTGGCGACAACCCCGTCGGCATCTACCACGACCCCGACCTGGCCCCGAACCACCACTACCTCGCAGCCTATGAGTGGATCCGCCGCACCCCGGACCGTCACGGCTTCGGCGCCGACGCGATCGTCCACGTCGGAAAACACGGCAACATGGAGTGGCTGCCCGGCAAGACCGTTGCTCTCGGGCCAGACTCCGGCACCGACCAGTCCATCGGCGACCTGCCCCTGATCTACCCCTTCCTGGTCAATGACCCGGGGGAGGGCACTCAGGCGAAGCGCCGCGCTCACGCCACCCTCGTCGACCACCTCATCCCGCCCATGGCCCGCGCCGAAAGCTATGGGGACATCACCCGGCTCGAGCAGCTCCTCGATGAGCACGCCAACATCGCCGCCATGGACCCCGCGAAGCTGCCGGCTATTCGACAAGAAATCTGGACACTGCTGACCGCGGCAAAAATGGATCAAGACCTCGGTTGGGAGAAACGCCCCGACGAAGACGTCTTCGACGACATGCTCATGCACGTCGATGGGTGGCTATGCGAAATCAAGGACGCCCAGATTCGCGGCGGGCTGCACATCCTCTCACATGCACCCGAAGGCAAGCAGCTCGTCGAAACTGTCCTGGCCATGCTGCGCGCTCGACAAATCTTCGGCGGAATCAACACACTTCCCGGGCTTCGCGAGGCTCTCGGCCTCAACGAGGACGGTTCCGAAACACGGCACCGCACCGATGACATCGAGAACATCGCGTCGGCACTCGTAACCTCCCTGGCAGACCACAACTGGGATGATAACGCCGTCGATACGGTCCTGGACGACATTAGCCGCGAGCCCGGCCTCCCAGACAGCGCAGATGTTTCCGCCGTTCGGAACATCCTGCACTTCACCACCACGCAGATCGTTCCCCGGCTGCGCCAAACCAGCCGCGAACTAGACCAAGTCCTCCGAGCACTCGACGGGAAGTTTATCGAATCCGGCCCATCCGGATCACCCCTCCGAGGGCTCATCAACACCCTGCCCACCGGCCGAAACTTCTACTCCGTCGACCCCAAAGCAATTCCCTCACGCTTAGCCTGGGACACCGGACAACTCCTCGCCGACAGCCTCATCGAACGCTACAAACAGGACAACGACGGAAAATACCCCGTCTCCGTTGGCATCAGCGCCTGGGGCACCTCCGCCATGCGCACCTCTGGCGACGACATCGCCGAGGTCTTCGCACTCCTCGGCGTCCGACCAATATGGGACGAAGTATCCCGACGCGTCACACGGCTAGAAGTCATCCCACTCGAAGAACTCGGACGGCCCCGCATCGACACCACCGTCCGCATCTCCGGCTTCTTCCGAGACGCCTTCCCCCACGTCGTCGCCCTTCTCGACGACGCCGTCCAAATGGTCGCCGCCCTCGACGAACCCGCCGACATGAACTACGTCGCCACCCACGTCAACGAAGACACAGCCAACGGAACCCCGGCTGAACGGGCACACCGCCGCATCTTCGGATCAAAACCCGGCACTTACGGCGCAGGCCTCCTCGAACTCATGGACGCAGGAAACTGGCGCAGCGACGACGACCTCGCCGAGGTCTACAGCACCTGGGGAGGCTACGCCTACGGACGCGGAGTCGACGGCGCACCCGCCGCCGACGACATGAAACAGGCCTACACACGCATCCAAGTAGCCGCAAAAAACACGGACACCCGCGAACACGACATCGCCGACTCCGACGACTACTTCCAATTCCACGGCGGCATGGTCGCCACAGTCCGAGCACTCTCAGGCCAATCACCCGAAGCCTACATCGGTGACTCCACCCGCCCCGACACCATCCGCACCCGAACACTCCACGAAGAATCCCGGCGCGTCTTCCGATCCCGCGTCGTCAACCCCCGCTGGGTCGAAGCAATGCGCAACCACGGATACAAAGGCGCATTCGAAATGGCAGCAACCGTCGACTACCTCTTCGGATACGACGCCACCGCGGGGATGATGGACGACTGGATGTACGAACAACTCACCCAGGAATACGTCGAAAACGAAGAAAACCGGGAATTCTTCCGCGAATCCAACCCATGGGCACTCCACGACATTTCCGAACGGCTCCTCGAAGCCGCCCAACGCGGACTATGGAAAAACCCCGACCAAGACCGCCTCGACGCACTCACCGAAGCCCTCCTAGAAACCGAAGGAGAAATGGAAGACCGCTAA
- a CDS encoding ABC transporter ATP-binding protein, translating into MISVRGLNKSFGGKRALHDLSFDIKPGLMTGFVGGNGAGKTTTMRILLGVLSHDSGEILVDGEPITSDYRAGIGYMPEERGLYPKMPVIDQLVYLARLHGSSAKAAKTRAMNLLERLDLDHRAKDKLEELSLGNQQRAQVAAALVHEPSALVLDEPFSGLDPHAVDITLQVLQETADTGIPVLFSSHQLDVVERLCDVLIILADGRVVASGTRDELIEQHTEAEWELVTTAGTDWIHSIPGVTITSSDEGQVRFHTDSVDVANEVLREATSRGPIHSFGPVRHSLHEIFTEVTR; encoded by the coding sequence ATGATCAGCGTCCGAGGGCTCAATAAAAGTTTTGGCGGCAAGCGCGCCCTCCACGATTTATCGTTTGATATTAAACCTGGGCTAATGACAGGCTTTGTGGGCGGCAACGGTGCTGGCAAGACCACCACTATGCGCATCCTGCTTGGCGTACTCTCCCACGACTCAGGTGAGATTCTCGTGGATGGAGAACCCATCACCAGCGATTACCGCGCGGGCATTGGCTACATGCCCGAGGAACGCGGCCTCTACCCAAAAATGCCAGTGATTGACCAGCTCGTTTATCTTGCGCGCCTGCACGGATCCTCGGCGAAGGCCGCGAAGACCCGGGCGATGAACCTGCTGGAACGGTTGGACCTCGACCACCGTGCGAAAGACAAGCTCGAAGAACTTTCTCTCGGCAATCAGCAGCGCGCTCAGGTGGCCGCTGCATTAGTACACGAGCCCAGCGCTCTTGTCCTAGACGAACCATTTTCCGGCCTGGACCCGCACGCAGTGGACATCACTCTGCAGGTATTGCAAGAGACTGCCGACACCGGTATCCCCGTCCTGTTCTCCTCCCACCAGCTGGACGTCGTGGAACGACTCTGCGATGTGCTCATCATTCTCGCCGACGGTCGCGTGGTGGCCAGCGGCACCCGCGATGAACTCATCGAGCAGCACACCGAGGCCGAATGGGAGCTCGTCACCACGGCGGGCACCGACTGGATTCACTCAATACCCGGCGTGACAATCACTAGTTCCGACGAGGGGCAGGTCCGATTCCACACCGACTCGGTGGACGTCGCCAACGAGGTTCTCCGGGAGGCCACCTCCCGCGGCCCCATCCACAGTTTCGGCCCTGTCCGCCATTCCCTGCATGAGATTTTCACGGAGGTCACCCGATGA